The window TCACACAGACCTGCACTGCACGCACCACCATCCGCTGCAACGCCAACCCATAACTCGCCGCATACAACCCAAAGTGCTCGACGACCCCAGCAAAGGTCTCCAGCGTCTCCAGCGCCTTCACCGCATAGTCCTCGCGCCCGTTCAAAGCCTCCAGCCGCAGCAACAGCGCCGCGCCGACAGAGTTCCCCGCAGGTGTCGGCGAATCCTGCAGAGGCTTCCTCCGCGTCACCAACGCCCCCAGCCTCACCTCGCCATCCACAGCAGCCTCGGTATCGAAGAAGGCACATCCCGTCGGATCATAAAACTTCAACAGCGCACTCTCCATGAGCGCCATCGCCGCCGAGTAGTATCGCATCTCCCCAGTCAGCTCCCACGCATCCAGCGCAGCATGACCCAGAAACACATAGTCATCCAAAATACCGGCAACGCGCGCGCCAGCTCCACCCGATTCGCCATAAGCCACCACATGCGCCAGCCCCACCTTCGGCTCCCATGCCTCAGCCAGCACGCGATCCAGCGACTTCAGCGCAAACGCTCGCACCTCCGGTATCTCCAGCACCCGCCCAGCCTCAAGGTAAGCCGAGATCATCATTCCATTCCACCCCACGTAGATCGTCTTATCGACATACGGAGTAGGACGCTTCAGCCGCGCCGCATACAGCTTCGCCTTGGCCGTAGCCAACCGATCCTTCGCCACTTCGAACGGTATCCCATTCGCCTTCGCAACCCCCTCCAGCGTGCCCCGCACATGCAAAACATTCTTCGCCGGATTGTGGTGCATATCGCCAATCTCGCCAATGTCGTAGTACGCACTTGCCACCGCCAACTCCGGGGCAGTCAAAACTGCGGCAGCTTCCTCAAGGGTCCAGGTAAAGTAGTCGCCATCGTCCTCCAGCGAAAAATCCGCATCCTGCGACGCATAAAATCCGCCGCGCTCGCGGTCGCTCAGCCACTCATCGATCCACAGAATCATCTCTCGCGCCACCCGCGCTGCATCTGGCTCTACAAACGTCTGGAATGCGTGCACATAGTTCTTCAGTAGCTCGCTGTTGTCGTATGCCATCTTCTCGAAGTGCGGCACCACCCATTGCTCATCGACCGAATAGCGATGAAACCCACCCGCCAGATGGTCATAGATCCCACCCTTCGACATCTTTAGCAAAGTCACCATCGCCGCATTCTTCGCCGCCGCACTCACATCCTCCGGCCCCGCGCTCGACACTCTCGACGCCGCATCCAACAGAAGATCGATCGCCCCCGAGTGTGGAAACTTCGGCTGCGATCCAAACCCGCCCGACCTCGCATCGAACTGCTTCAACGCCGACGCCACGATCTTCGCCACCAACTCCGGCCCCGGATTCGCACTCCGGCCCATAAACGATTCGTTATGCTCAATCGCGGCCATCACGCTTCCAGCCGACTCATTGACCTCTTCTCGACGGTTTTGAAACGCCTCCGCCATCGTCAGCAGCACGCGCTGAAAACCTGGCCGTCCATGCTGGTCTGCCGGAGGAAAGTACGTCCCGCCAAAGTATGGCTTCCCCTCCGGAGTCAAAAACGCGGTCAACGGCCATCCGCCCTGCCCGCTGATCGCCGACACCGCCGCCTGATACCGAGTATCCACATCCGGCCGCTCGTCCCGATCAACCTTCACTGCAACAAAGTGATCATTAATAATCTTCGCCGTCAGCGAATTCTCATACGACTCACGATCCATTACATGGCACCAGTGGCACCACACAGCTCCGATGTCCAACAGGATCGGCTTGTCTTCAGCCAGCGCCTTTTCAAACGCCGCCTCACCCCACTCCTGCCACTCCACAGGCTGATGCATCGCAGACCGCAGATAGGCCGAAGCAGCCTTCGCCAACGAATTCAAATGCCCACCATTCTGTTCGTGACTTCCCGTCGCTTCATGACTCAATACTGGATCGTTACTCATAGACTTCCAGTCTAGTTCAAATGGATCGTCTCAAGCTTCCAGCTCACAAGAGCGTTATTCCGCAGCGAAGCGAAGGAACTTGTTGGATCGAACCCAGACCATGCTCGGTAGATCCTGCATCTCGTTCTTGCTGCTCACCAAAAACACACACGAAAAGCAAAAGGGCTCGAGCCGAAGCCCGAACCCTTAGCAAACATCCTCTATCTTTACTGCGGTTGTGCCGTCGGATTCACATCGATCGGCTTCGGAGCTTCCGGAGCTTTAGGAGCCGTGAGTCCCGGAATCACCGGTGCCTGCGCTCCGGCAACTCCCTGCGCTGCACTTTCAAGGCTGATCCCATATCGATCCAACGTGTTCGCTAGGAGTTGGAACAGTGCCGCCCGGTCTCTCGCGTACGCAGCAGTCGCCGAGATCAAATTATTCTCAGCAATCGCAAGGTTCCTTCCCTGCTGCAGCACCAGAGCAGTCGTAGAAGCCCCAAGCTTGTACTTCTTTTCCTCCGCCTCCAGGCTCTGTGCCCCAAAATCACGAGCCGCCTGCGCAGCTTGCACCTGCGCTCGATCGTTCGTCAACGCATACTGCTGGTTAGTCACCTGAATGCGAATCAGCGTATAAAGCTGCTGCAACCGCATCTGCGACTGCCGGTACTCCATCTGCGATCTCGCCTGGTCGGCCTGCGCCGTCCGGTTGCGCAGCGTAATCGTCATGTTCACCCCAACGCCCTTGTTAGGAGCATTGTTGTTGAACGTATTCTGAAAGACGTCACCATAACCTACAGAAGGAAACGTCCCAGGTGGGTACGGCTGGCCTGGAGGAACAGAACTGAAGTTGGATGCATTCGGATTCTGAGCGCCACCCAGCGCGCTGCCGCCATAGAACGCATATGCGTCGACCACCGGCAGCAAACCATTCTTGAACGCCTTAATCGTGATCTCGTTATTCTTCATGTTCAATACCGCCTGCTCAATCTGCGGATTGTTCACATAGGCTTGCTTCACCAGATCCTCAACACTCAAATCCTCTTCGGGCAACCGGTCCAGTGCCACGCGATCCGTCGGAACAATCGGCGCTGCCGCCAGTTGCGGATCGTTTAGATTTCGTGCAATCGCCTGCTTCATCAGCAACTGTTGATACTCCAGATTTGTCTTCGATGCGACGAGCGCCTGCTTATCGCTCGCCACCGCACTATCCGAGTTCACCACATCCAGCGGCGCCAGCGTTCCGATCTCCAGCTGCTTGCGATTATCCGAAGTCAACTGTGACGACTGCGCCAGCTGCCGCTCCTTCGCCTGCTCATCTTCGTAGGCGCTCACCAAGGCCCAGTAGATATTCTCGACCTGGTTCACGGTATAAAGCACCTGCTGTCGAAATGCCGAGTCGGTAATCCGCCGGTCATTCTTCGCTTGCAGGATAAAACGGCCATTCACGCCCCAGCCGAATCCCTGCAGCAGGTGCTGCGTTGCAGTCGCCTGAAAACTCGTAGTCAAAGATGGGCTGTAGTTGCTGAACGGATTATTCGTCGTAACCCGGTTGTTGTTAAAACCCACCGTCAGCTGTGTCCCTGTCAAAAATCCCTGGGCATAGTTGAAGTTGTACGTCGCCGTGTCCGTATTCAAAGAGCTCAGACCGCCGCTGAACAACGTATTCAACTGTGGCGCGCTCTGCGCCTGATACTCCAGCTGCCCACTCAGCACCGGATCCAGGTTCTCTGGCACCGGACCACCACCATTCGTACTGACAACAATGCCGCCCACACCGGTACCTCCGCCGCCCACGCCAGTTGACGTAGCCCCAGGTCCGCCGCCGGTCGTAATCGTCGTCGTTGTACCGCCGATCGTATTCGTCAGCAAACCAGTCGAGACGCCGCGAAGCGACGAACCCGCCTTAGCCCGCAGGATATCCGTATCCGCGATATCAAGATTGATCCGCGCAATCGCAATATCGAAGTTATTCGTCATTGCGAGCGTCACAGCATCCGCCAGGCTCAGATAAATCTTTCCATCCCGCAGCAGCGAACCCAGCTTCGTCACATTTCCCAGCTCAAGCGGTGGAACATTGATCGCCGTATACGGGGCGATCGGGTTCCAGAAGTGGCTCTTCGGCTTCGTGTAGTCGATGCTCGTATCCCTCAGGAAAAGTGGTTCGGTAGGCTTTGGCGCCGGAGCCTGAGGCAGCCCAGGACGGCCCGTTGTATCGTTCGTCACTGGCAGCGCCTGCGCCGGAGCGGTTGGATTCGTCTGCTGAGCCATTCCCGGCTGCGTCAACATACTCATCAGAAGCAATGCGATGCTCGCCGCCCCCTGCATATCCCTTAATCTCACGATTCGCTCTCCAACTTCCCTCATGCTTCGCCGGCGCAGCCCATTTCGCCTGGGCGTACTACCGGACTCCCGTGTTCACAGACCTGCCTCAACCCCACACGACCACGCAGGGTCAGTCGTACAAACCAGATTTTTCAATTCTTACTCAGACGCGCAGTACCTTCCCAACGACTCTTAAAGACATTTCAGGAAAACATTCCGATCAGATAGCAAGACACGGAAGGCCTTGCCGAATCCTGCCAACCTCCACAACTACACTTAGAAGCGATGTTTAGGCTGTGCACAGATACGCACCCATTGCTTGGTTCGTTCCCAACATCTCCAGTAAAAATTCGTTCTTGCCTACGGTGACGTAAGTATATCAACCTCTTGGCCATCGCCTTGGCTGCTTCTCTGTCAATTGTCCAACCGAACCGCAGTCGACATCGACCTGGCCAAAAGCTCATCGTGCTCACTCACTCACCGCAATCGTCCCCATCCGGCCAACCGTGATACCGTCCAAAGCAGCCCATGCCTCACTGGAAGACCATCCTCACCTACGACGGAACTCCCTACAACGGTTGGCAGATCCAGCCCAACCTGCCGACCATTCAGGGCACACTCGCCCAGGCAATCCACCGTGTCACCGGCGAGTCTATCCTTCCCCAGGGCTCCGGCCGCACGGACACCGGCGTTCACGCCCTCGGCCAGGTCGCCACCTTCACCCTCACCGTCCCCATCCCCGCCACGAACCTACACCGCGCTCTCAACCGAGCGCTCCCCTCCAGCATCCGCATCCTTGCAGTCGAGCAAGTCCCCGAAGACTTCCACGCCCGCCACAGTGCCCGCCGCAAAACCTACGAATACCGCATCCTTCCAAACGACCAAATCTGCTCCCCCATGCTCGCTCCCTTTGTCTGGGCCAGCCATCTCCCCCTCGACCTCGAGTCCCTGCAACAAGCCGCCGCCCACATCATCGGCACACACGACTTCACCTCCTTCGCCGCCAGCGATCCCGATCTCTCCACCCGGCTCAAAACGCAGTCAGGCTCCACCCCCGCCGCCCCACCTCAATGTCCGCCAAACAAATCTCACCTTAACCAATCTCAACCAGACAAAGAGGTCGTCATCTCGACCGAAGGCGGGGCTTTTCCTACCGCCGTGGAGAGACCACCGCATCGTCTCCCCTCAGCCGACACTGCGATCATCCCCACCGACAACACACGCACCATCTACCACTCCAACTGGCACCAGCAAGAAGACCTCTTCATCTACAGAGTCACCGGCTCCGGCTTTCTCCACCACATGGTGCGCAACCTCGTCGGCACCTTCGTCGACCCCGCCTTCGCCCCCGACGAAATCCCAACCATCCTCGCCGCCCGTAATCGCTCCGCCGCCGGTCCCACCGCCCCTGCGCGCGGCCTCTTTCTCGTCGAGGTCGAATACTGATGCCCGCCACCTCCAACGCGCAGCGTCGTATCTCGCGCCTCGCCACCCTCACCGCCGTCCATCGCGCCTTCCACTGGCTACACCTTCACCAGCCTCAACTCCGCCAGTGGCAACTCGAGATGGTTCGCATCCCCGCGCCCACCTTCGACGAATCCGCCCGCGCATCCTGGTTCCTCAACCGCTTCCGCGACCTCGGCCTCATCAACATCCATCTCGACGACGCCGGCAACGCCTTAGCCGAGCTATCCCCCATCGATATATCAGCTGAATCCACTCACTCCGAGTCTGCTCCCTGCATCCTGCTCTCTGCCCACCTCGACACCGTCTTCCCCGCCAGTACCCCCACCGAGCCCACCGAGCAAAACGACACACCCCGCATCTACGCCCCCGGCATCTGCGACAACGGCGCCGGCCTCACTGCTCTCCTCGCGATCGCCGCCGCCCTCCGTTATGCCAACATCACCCCGCCCATCCCAATCCTCTTCGCCGCCAACGTAGGCGAAGAAGGCGAAGGCGACCTCCGCGGCATGCGTCATCTCTTCGAACGCGGCCCCTACCGAACCCGCATCGCCACCGCCATCGTCCTCGAAGGCGGAGGCAACTCCGCGGTCGTCACCCGCGCCCTCGGCAGCCTGCGCTTCCGCGTCACGGTCACCGGCCCCGGCGGCCACTCCTGGGCCGACGCCGGCGCACCCAATCCCATCCTCATCCTTAGCCAAGCCCTCGCCCGCGTCGCCGACCTCAAACTCCCAACTGACCCACTCACCACCATCAACGTCGGCCACATCTCCGGCGGCACCTCCATCAACTCCATCCCCGAGTCAGCCACCGCCCTCCTCGACCTCCGCTCCACCGACCCCACCCAACTCATCTCCACCGCCAACGACCTCCATCGCATCTTCAACGACATCATCACCACACAATCCACCACAAACTCACCATCAAAACTCCACATCGAGACCATAGGAAACCGCCCCGCCGCGGCCCTCCCCGACGACTCCCCCATCCTCCACACCCTCCGCGCCGTCGACCGCCACCTCACCCTTCGCACCGAGCCCCGCCTCGGCTCTACCGACGCCAACATCCCCCTCTCCCGCGGCATCCCTGCAGTCGCACTAGGCAGCGGCGGCAACGGCGGCGGCATCCACACCCTCCAGGAGTGGTACGACCCCACTGGCCGCGAGACCGCCCTCCGACGCATCCTCCTCACCCTCCTCGACACCCTCGACACCGTTGCCACCGCCACTGACGACCACCCCACTCCATAATGTTTCCATCAACCGCCGGTGCTATATTCCCCAAAATGACCCGTGCGCGACACAACCGCTTACTTCAAGCCGACAAACCGTCAACCTCCCTCGTAACAACAACGCTCCTGCTAAGCCTGACCCTCGCGGCCACGCCCGCACTCGCACAAACTCCGCGACCAACCCCACCCACACGAGACCCTCACACCCAGGGCTACGTCACGGCGCAAGAACAACCCGATGGCACCAACCCTCCGGCAAACGCAGACGGAAACTTTATCCTCGGCCCCACCCACAACCCAGCACCCGAGATGTCCGTACACGACGGCGTACCGCAAGGAGCCATCTACGAGTTCACCATGAGCTCATCCGACAGCAAACTCTACCCTGGCATCGCACGCGAGCCCAACACCTTCGGCTCGCCTGACCCAGCCGACCCCGCCAAACTCATCGTCACCACCAGCCACCCCGCGCCCTACACCCGCCGCGTGACAGTCTACGTCCCCAAGCAATACATCGCAGGCTCAGCCGCACCATTTATCGTCGGCGCAGACGGCCCCGACCGTCCCCTCTTCACCGCCTTGGACAATCTCATCGCGCAACATCGCGTCCCCATCATGATTGCAATCTCCATCAGCAACGGCAGCGGCGACGCCCAGGGCAGCGAACGTGGCCTCGAGTACGACACCATGTCTGGCCGTTACGCCGAGTTCGTCGAGACCGAAGTTCTCCCTCGCGTCGAGCAGCAATATCACCTCAAGCTGACCAAAGATCCCAACGGTCGCGCCACCATGGGCGGCAGCTCCGGAGGCTCATGCGCCCTCATCATGGCCTGGTATCACCCCGAGCTCTACCACCGCGTCCTCACCTACTCCGGCACCTACATCAACCAGCAATGGCCCTACGACGCGAAGACCCCTCACGGCGCATGGGAGTTCCACGAGCACCTCATCGCAAACACTCCAGCCAAGCCGCTGCGAATCTGGATGGAGGTAGGCGACCGCGACCTCTTGAATCCCAACGCAATGCGTGACGACATGCACGATTGGGTGGTAGCCAACGAACGAATGGCAAAGGTCCTCGCCGAAAAGGGCTATCACTACCAGTTCGTCTTCGTCCGCAACGCCGGCCACACCGATCGAGCCGCCAAACAACAAACCCTCCCCGAAGCGCTGGAATATCTCTGGCAGGGCTACCCCATCGCACCAACAAAATCGAATTGAGCTGAAAACAAATCGTCTGC is drawn from Edaphobacter lichenicola and contains these coding sequences:
- a CDS encoding TolC family protein, which produces MRLRDMQGAASIALLLMSMLTQPGMAQQTNPTAPAQALPVTNDTTGRPGLPQAPAPKPTEPLFLRDTSIDYTKPKSHFWNPIAPYTAINVPPLELGNVTKLGSLLRDGKIYLSLADAVTLAMTNNFDIAIARINLDIADTDILRAKAGSSLRGVSTGLLTNTIGGTTTTITTGGGPGATSTGVGGGGTGVGGIVVSTNGGGPVPENLDPVLSGQLEYQAQSAPQLNTLFSGGLSSLNTDTATYNFNYAQGFLTGTQLTVGFNNNRVTTNNPFSNYSPSLTTSFQATATQHLLQGFGWGVNGRFILQAKNDRRITDSAFRQQVLYTVNQVENIYWALVSAYEDEQAKERQLAQSSQLTSDNRKQLEIGTLAPLDVVNSDSAVASDKQALVASKTNLEYQQLLMKQAIARNLNDPQLAAAPIVPTDRVALDRLPEEDLSVEDLVKQAYVNNPQIEQAVLNMKNNEITIKAFKNGLLPVVDAYAFYGGSALGGAQNPNASNFSSVPPGQPYPPGTFPSVGYGDVFQNTFNNNAPNKGVGVNMTITLRNRTAQADQARSQMEYRQSQMRLQQLYTLIRIQVTNQQYALTNDRAQVQAAQAARDFGAQSLEAEEKKYKLGASTTALVLQQGRNLAIAENNLISATAAYARDRAALFQLLANTLDRYGISLESAAQGVAGAQAPVIPGLTAPKAPEAPKPIDVNPTAQPQ
- a CDS encoding tRNA pseudouridine synthase A, with protein sequence MPHWKTILTYDGTPYNGWQIQPNLPTIQGTLAQAIHRVTGESILPQGSGRTDTGVHALGQVATFTLTVPIPATNLHRALNRALPSSIRILAVEQVPEDFHARHSARRKTYEYRILPNDQICSPMLAPFVWASHLPLDLESLQQAAAHIIGTHDFTSFAASDPDLSTRLKTQSGSTPAAPPQCPPNKSHLNQSQPDKEVVISTEGGAFPTAVERPPHRLPSADTAIIPTDNTRTIYHSNWHQQEDLFIYRVTGSGFLHHMVRNLVGTFVDPAFAPDEIPTILAARNRSAAGPTAPARGLFLVEVEY
- a CDS encoding alpha/beta hydrolase, giving the protein MTRARHNRLLQADKPSTSLVTTTLLLSLTLAATPALAQTPRPTPPTRDPHTQGYVTAQEQPDGTNPPANADGNFILGPTHNPAPEMSVHDGVPQGAIYEFTMSSSDSKLYPGIAREPNTFGSPDPADPAKLIVTTSHPAPYTRRVTVYVPKQYIAGSAAPFIVGADGPDRPLFTALDNLIAQHRVPIMIAISISNGSGDAQGSERGLEYDTMSGRYAEFVETEVLPRVEQQYHLKLTKDPNGRATMGGSSGGSCALIMAWYHPELYHRVLTYSGTYINQQWPYDAKTPHGAWEFHEHLIANTPAKPLRIWMEVGDRDLLNPNAMRDDMHDWVVANERMAKVLAEKGYHYQFVFVRNAGHTDRAAKQQTLPEALEYLWQGYPIAPTKSN
- a CDS encoding M20/M25/M40 family metallo-hydrolase; translated protein: MPATSNAQRRISRLATLTAVHRAFHWLHLHQPQLRQWQLEMVRIPAPTFDESARASWFLNRFRDLGLINIHLDDAGNALAELSPIDISAESTHSESAPCILLSAHLDTVFPASTPTEPTEQNDTPRIYAPGICDNGAGLTALLAIAAALRYANITPPIPILFAANVGEEGEGDLRGMRHLFERGPYRTRIATAIVLEGGGNSAVVTRALGSLRFRVTVTGPGGHSWADAGAPNPILILSQALARVADLKLPTDPLTTINVGHISGGTSINSIPESATALLDLRSTDPTQLISTANDLHRIFNDIITTQSTTNSPSKLHIETIGNRPAAALPDDSPILHTLRAVDRHLTLRTEPRLGSTDANIPLSRGIPAVALGSGGNGGGIHTLQEWYDPTGRETALRRILLTLLDTLDTVATATDDHPTP
- a CDS encoding thioredoxin domain-containing protein; its protein translation is MSNDPVLSHEATGSHEQNGGHLNSLAKAASAYLRSAMHQPVEWQEWGEAAFEKALAEDKPILLDIGAVWCHWCHVMDRESYENSLTAKIINDHFVAVKVDRDERPDVDTRYQAAVSAISGQGGWPLTAFLTPEGKPYFGGTYFPPADQHGRPGFQRVLLTMAEAFQNRREEVNESAGSVMAAIEHNESFMGRSANPGPELVAKIVASALKQFDARSGGFGSQPKFPHSGAIDLLLDAASRVSSAGPEDVSAAAKNAAMVTLLKMSKGGIYDHLAGGFHRYSVDEQWVVPHFEKMAYDNSELLKNYVHAFQTFVEPDAARVAREMILWIDEWLSDRERGGFYASQDADFSLEDDGDYFTWTLEEAAAVLTAPELAVASAYYDIGEIGDMHHNPAKNVLHVRGTLEGVAKANGIPFEVAKDRLATAKAKLYAARLKRPTPYVDKTIYVGWNGMMISAYLEAGRVLEIPEVRAFALKSLDRVLAEAWEPKVGLAHVVAYGESGGAGARVAGILDDYVFLGHAALDAWELTGEMRYYSAAMALMESALLKFYDPTGCAFFDTEAAVDGEVRLGALVTRRKPLQDSPTPAGNSVGAALLLRLEALNGREDYAVKALETLETFAGVVEHFGLYAASYGLALQRMVVRAVQVCVIGHDATARRLEAIALARYAVNKSVIRLRKDQLGALPPSLAETLPHLPGLKGEGSFAVVCSGNGCLPPVSSVDELIEAMSKAL